Proteins encoded together in one Labilibaculum sp. DW002 window:
- a CDS encoding glycoside hydrolase family protein: MIKRLTPYLGIVIALLCLNSKISAQEWENDIYPRIGEAPINGGFAMDNYWVWGSSVVKGNDGTFHMFVSRWPKSLPFHPGWMLASEIVHAVAEKAEGPYEFVEVALGARGAKYWDGRSAHNPRVVKYKDTYVMFYMGSTHPFDEISDLSLDSPQTIVARSNKRIGIATSKSLNGPWQRRDKCILETKPDTFYEFLTSNPAPWINEDGSVDLIFKSRKYNKNFPFHSSMKIGLAKADHYEGPYSVAVSEPIFGVDKIGEVEDPFLWKDKNGYHMIAKDQRGQITGKMHSGVLAHSKDAINWKLDKDPLAYTRNIKWSGGSVIEMGQLERPFVLIQNGVLTHLFFATMDGPGGFSNSTKSWNMVIPLNNEKTNKNLNIIK; the protein is encoded by the coding sequence ATGATAAAACGCTTAACACCATATTTAGGAATAGTTATTGCTTTGCTCTGCCTAAACTCAAAGATTAGCGCTCAGGAATGGGAAAATGATATTTACCCACGTATTGGAGAGGCACCTATTAACGGTGGATTTGCCATGGATAATTATTGGGTGTGGGGAAGTTCTGTGGTAAAAGGCAATGATGGTACATTTCATATGTTTGTAAGCCGCTGGCCAAAATCCTTACCTTTTCATCCTGGATGGATGCTTGCTTCAGAAATTGTACATGCAGTTGCTGAAAAAGCTGAAGGTCCTTATGAATTCGTAGAAGTTGCATTGGGAGCTCGCGGAGCCAAATATTGGGATGGGAGATCTGCGCATAATCCAAGAGTAGTAAAGTATAAAGATACCTATGTGATGTTTTATATGGGGTCGACTCATCCATTTGATGAGATTTCAGATTTAAGCCTGGATTCACCACAAACAATTGTGGCTCGTTCCAACAAAAGAATTGGCATTGCTACATCTAAAAGCTTAAATGGTCCATGGCAAAGGCGGGATAAATGTATTTTAGAAACCAAACCTGATACTTTTTATGAGTTCTTGACTTCTAATCCAGCACCATGGATTAATGAGGATGGTAGTGTAGACTTAATTTTTAAATCTAGAAAATACAATAAGAATTTTCCATTCCATAGTTCTATGAAGATAGGCTTAGCAAAGGCCGATCATTATGAAGGCCCTTATTCTGTAGCTGTGAGTGAACCTATTTTTGGAGTGGATAAAATCGGAGAAGTGGAAGATCCATTTTTATGGAAAGATAAAAATGGATATCACATGATAGCTAAGGACCAAAGAGGCCAAATAACTGGAAAAATGCACTCTGGAGTTCTGGCTCATTCTAAAGATGCTATCAACTGGAAGCTTGATAAAGATCCGTTGGCGTACACGCGTAATATAAAATGGTCAGGTGGTAGTGTTATTGAAATGGGACAGCTAGAACGTCCTTTTGTCCTAATTCAGAATGGAGTATTAACACACTTATTTTTTGCAACTATGGATGGCCCTGGAGGATTTTCGAATTCTACAAAATCTTGGAATATGGTGATTCCATTAAATAATGAAAAAACAAATAAAAATTTAAATATAATAAAATGA
- a CDS encoding alpha-L-fucosidase → MNKLLQIIAVCMLLFNFGCESKVKKGSKDSEEKSVVRLSDDERMEWWRDARFGMFIHWGAYAIPGGERNGEVCKGGAEWVMDKLDYTIEDYEKEVTAKFNPVKFDADAWVKMAQDAGMKYIVLTSKHHDGFCLWDSEITDYDVMEASPFKRDIVKELSEACKKADMRFCLYHSIVDWHHPQAQAPLFPNYNAGQKDQTVVNPEFPKYYENYLKPMVGELLTKYDNVDVIWFDGDWIADYTTEMGKDFYSYIRSVKPNVIVNNRVDKGRNGMEGMDKEGEFAGDFGTPEQEIPATGIDSDWEACMTMNGSWGYKPSDKNWKSDTKLIQNLVDIVSKGGNFLLNIGPDAQGLFPQESIDRLKSIGEWTKANSEAIYGAKASPFARPEWGRYTSKSGVVYAHVFDWPKDGRLVLDASIKIKSASLLSTPTSELLVNTDDNGVSIQVPVSAPDRSASVIKIIVE, encoded by the coding sequence ATGAACAAGTTATTACAGATTATAGCCGTTTGTATGCTTTTATTCAACTTTGGATGTGAATCAAAAGTAAAGAAAGGAAGCAAAGATTCTGAAGAAAAATCAGTCGTGAGATTATCAGATGATGAACGTATGGAATGGTGGCGTGATGCCCGTTTTGGAATGTTTATTCATTGGGGAGCCTATGCTATTCCTGGTGGAGAGCGTAATGGTGAAGTTTGTAAAGGTGGAGCCGAATGGGTCATGGATAAATTAGACTATACCATTGAGGATTACGAAAAGGAAGTTACAGCTAAATTTAATCCAGTTAAGTTCGATGCTGATGCTTGGGTTAAAATGGCACAAGATGCTGGTATGAAATACATTGTATTAACATCGAAGCATCATGATGGATTCTGTCTTTGGGATTCTGAAATTACTGATTATGATGTGATGGAAGCTAGTCCATTTAAGCGCGATATCGTTAAAGAATTATCAGAAGCTTGTAAGAAAGCTGATATGAGATTTTGTTTGTATCACTCAATAGTCGATTGGCATCATCCACAAGCACAGGCGCCTTTATTCCCTAATTATAATGCGGGTCAAAAAGATCAAACTGTCGTTAATCCTGAATTTCCAAAATATTATGAGAATTATTTAAAACCAATGGTTGGTGAGTTGCTAACCAAGTATGATAATGTAGATGTTATTTGGTTTGATGGTGATTGGATTGCAGACTATACTACAGAAATGGGGAAAGATTTTTATTCTTATATCCGCAGTGTAAAGCCAAATGTCATTGTAAATAACCGTGTTGATAAAGGTCGTAACGGAATGGAAGGAATGGATAAGGAAGGCGAATTCGCTGGCGATTTCGGTACTCCTGAACAAGAAATTCCTGCAACAGGTATTGATTCTGATTGGGAAGCATGCATGACAATGAATGGATCATGGGGCTACAAACCATCGGATAAAAACTGGAAGAGTGATACTAAACTGATCCAAAACTTAGTAGACATTGTATCTAAAGGAGGTAACTTCTTATTAAATATTGGTCCTGATGCACAAGGTTTATTTCCTCAGGAGAGCATTGATCGTTTAAAGAGTATAGGAGAATGGACAAAAGCGAATAGTGAAGCCATTTATGGTGCTAAGGCTAGTCCTTTTGCACGTCCGGAGTGGGGAAGATATACCAGTAAGTCTGGTGTGGTTTATGCACATGTATTTGACTGGCCTAAAGATGGAAGATTAGTTTTAGATGCAAGCATCAAAATTAAAAGTGCAAGCTTATTAAGCACGCCAACATCTGAGTTGTTAGTGAACACTGATGATAATGGTGTTTCAATTCAAGTACCGGTTTCAGCACCAGATCGTTCCGCTAGTGTTATTAAGATTATTGTAGAATAG
- a CDS encoding alginate lyase family protein, which produces MRFSFFVLLFLFGNILQAQLKTTVGASDFTDWSGITKVKNNNAYFQSGEVISFSYPKLKRSAKGYRDYYANALDWSVYAGLSFQIYQKNESANDIEISFTVDETSTRILQHVSKAKIQIVGKGWQEVFIPWEMFDLVKGQRGTLQGVTKLDILAKSANNQTLQIKNIALSKGQVLSMESKILGKSAKAGETVEYELELGNTTNKNQKIQFIFPRVGWESMHSSIEPSSIELAPNQIKKCKVLVTIPASLPQGVREKQVLKAIANGNATISIEFTTAVTVPSPFMVHTSEGWQEIEEKIEHYDWAKEELAIYEAKAINWKVPEYATKEASIDAYRGKYLFHNNEAGNAMQCAIAYRLTGKKEYAQKCVDLLRKLSDKENGYPATFRVNQNNFVKEGGVFQDLARTYDMIKDCGLLSQKDHKLIENTFRLYIETTMLGNDNGGVNNWDLSELAGAFYSALVIQDWNLVEWTLHSPSGIYRQFSQGVMSDGWWYECAVGYNLWCSTMFSEIAIALRPWGNNFVDEQVAIGTTPYYSLLPERMTPGLYGMDFNKWGAMHKSSVGIKDMWDALIPFLDYRGVMFAVNDAKEDLVIGEPYELAYYLYGDPEYAAVINRGEQRNLLYGVPELPEVTSDKVKHSSFADNMGIVQLRSQTKDREQREQIQAVLHYGTHGGYHGHFDRTNFLSMMRYGRSFYNPEMYWYGYKSHLYKFLVQTSINKNMVVVDQKMQEPKESFKTLFYTGNMMQAAAVETKARWSNPPYGGMIYGDKTHLTFAEKAFEEGRSVVVPENAPKYGTLTDFSEPVLQRRLMIMMDDYVVLADYLQANEEHTYDWLFQMKGFKEMLADKSELFKHDNQMSSDPLGSAQFITDCNWYKTEGTSRAKFEMCWGEGCDNAGGRMPHSEDGPLKIDVITAWPQQNNIMIGTAPESFGVNKQLWYTVKADNETILSDSSGVWILGSKNIELDITDKKELILSTKIDKKAKNNTIFWGNAKLILKDGSEVMISSLPVEKKNILDASAGQDYYGGVIKIGGESMPNSTPAMPENYNEAGEIRVDLSGIDVLTFKAKIGGDFPLGDESARRKTMAVRSYGKDTRYLSVLEPYEKVSSIKSVSAINANELVVELTDGRIQEITIFDLDSETNEIRVSVKELVNGVVIREEQTK; this is translated from the coding sequence ATGAGATTTAGCTTTTTTGTTCTTCTTTTTTTATTTGGAAATATTCTTCAGGCACAATTAAAAACCACAGTTGGAGCATCTGATTTTACTGATTGGTCAGGAATTACCAAAGTCAAAAATAACAATGCTTATTTCCAAAGTGGGGAAGTAATTTCTTTTTCTTATCCAAAGCTCAAACGGTCAGCCAAAGGATATAGAGATTATTATGCTAATGCTTTAGATTGGAGTGTATACGCAGGTTTATCCTTTCAAATCTATCAAAAAAATGAATCGGCGAATGATATTGAAATTTCATTTACAGTAGACGAAACCAGTACACGTATTTTACAGCACGTGAGTAAAGCGAAAATTCAAATTGTTGGAAAAGGATGGCAAGAGGTTTTTATTCCTTGGGAGATGTTTGATTTAGTGAAAGGACAAAGAGGAACGCTTCAAGGAGTTACTAAACTAGATATTCTTGCTAAGTCGGCAAATAACCAAACATTACAGATTAAAAATATAGCCTTAAGCAAAGGTCAGGTTTTATCAATGGAATCGAAGATTTTGGGTAAGTCGGCTAAGGCTGGAGAAACAGTAGAATATGAATTAGAGCTTGGTAATACCACAAACAAAAATCAAAAAATACAATTTATTTTCCCCCGAGTAGGATGGGAATCAATGCACTCAAGCATTGAACCTTCCTCTATAGAACTGGCTCCCAACCAGATTAAAAAATGCAAGGTTCTTGTTACTATTCCAGCATCATTACCGCAAGGAGTACGTGAAAAACAAGTGTTAAAAGCCATTGCAAATGGAAATGCAACAATTTCTATTGAATTTACAACAGCAGTTACAGTACCATCACCGTTTATGGTTCATACAAGCGAAGGATGGCAAGAAATAGAAGAGAAAATAGAGCATTATGACTGGGCCAAAGAAGAATTAGCAATCTACGAAGCAAAAGCTATCAATTGGAAAGTGCCTGAATATGCGACTAAAGAAGCATCTATTGATGCTTACCGAGGCAAGTATCTGTTTCATAATAATGAAGCTGGCAATGCGATGCAATGTGCCATTGCCTATAGACTAACTGGTAAAAAGGAGTATGCTCAAAAATGTGTTGATTTATTGCGCAAACTGTCTGATAAAGAAAATGGTTATCCAGCTACATTTAGAGTAAACCAAAACAACTTTGTAAAAGAAGGTGGTGTTTTTCAGGATTTGGCCAGAACCTATGATATGATTAAGGATTGTGGTCTGTTAAGCCAAAAGGATCATAAATTAATTGAAAATACTTTCCGTTTATATATCGAAACAACCATGTTGGGTAACGATAATGGAGGTGTTAATAATTGGGATTTAAGTGAACTTGCAGGGGCCTTTTATAGCGCATTGGTTATTCAGGATTGGAATCTTGTAGAATGGACCTTACATTCTCCATCTGGTATTTACCGTCAGTTTTCGCAAGGAGTTATGAGCGATGGTTGGTGGTATGAATGTGCAGTTGGCTACAACTTATGGTGTTCAACCATGTTCTCAGAAATAGCCATTGCATTGCGTCCTTGGGGAAACAATTTTGTTGATGAGCAAGTTGCAATTGGAACGACTCCATATTATTCCTTATTGCCTGAACGCATGACTCCAGGCTTGTATGGTATGGATTTTAATAAATGGGGAGCTATGCACAAGAGCAGTGTTGGTATTAAAGATATGTGGGATGCATTAATTCCCTTTCTGGATTACCGTGGAGTAATGTTTGCAGTAAACGATGCCAAGGAAGATTTAGTAATTGGAGAACCTTACGAATTAGCTTATTACCTGTATGGCGATCCTGAATATGCAGCTGTTATCAACCGAGGTGAGCAAAGAAATTTATTATACGGAGTACCCGAATTGCCTGAAGTGACATCAGATAAAGTGAAACATTCTTCCTTCGCCGATAACATGGGGATTGTTCAGTTACGATCGCAAACAAAAGACAGGGAGCAACGAGAGCAAATTCAGGCAGTATTGCATTACGGCACACATGGTGGTTATCACGGCCATTTCGATAGAACTAATTTCTTGAGCATGATGCGTTATGGACGAAGCTTTTATAATCCTGAAATGTATTGGTATGGATATAAATCTCACTTATATAAGTTCTTGGTGCAAACTTCTATCAACAAAAATATGGTGGTTGTCGATCAAAAAATGCAAGAGCCAAAAGAAAGTTTCAAGACCTTGTTTTATACAGGAAATATGATGCAGGCTGCGGCGGTTGAGACAAAAGCACGTTGGAGTAATCCACCATACGGAGGTATGATATATGGTGATAAAACACATCTGACATTTGCCGAAAAAGCATTTGAAGAGGGACGCTCTGTAGTTGTACCTGAGAATGCGCCAAAATATGGAACGTTGACCGATTTTTCTGAACCTGTTTTGCAGCGTAGGTTAATGATAATGATGGATGACTATGTGGTATTGGCAGATTATCTGCAAGCTAATGAAGAGCATACTTACGATTGGTTGTTCCAAATGAAAGGATTTAAAGAAATGCTTGCTGATAAATCGGAGTTGTTTAAACACGATAATCAAATGAGTTCAGATCCTTTAGGAAGTGCTCAATTTATAACGGATTGTAACTGGTATAAAACCGAAGGGACATCACGGGCTAAATTCGAAATGTGTTGGGGAGAAGGCTGTGATAATGCAGGAGGACGAATGCCACATAGTGAAGATGGTCCTTTAAAGATTGACGTAATCACTGCCTGGCCGCAACAGAACAATATCATGATTGGTACTGCTCCCGAAAGTTTTGGCGTGAACAAACAATTATGGTATACGGTTAAGGCTGATAATGAAACGATATTAAGTGACAGTTCTGGTGTTTGGATTCTAGGTAGTAAAAATATAGAATTGGATATTACAGATAAAAAAGAATTGATACTATCCACAAAAATTGACAAAAAAGCTAAGAATAATACCATTTTCTGGGGCAATGCAAAATTGATCTTAAAAGATGGTTCCGAAGTAATGATTTCATCACTTCCAGTTGAAAAGAAAAACATTCTAGATGCATCTGCTGGTCAAGATTACTATGGTGGAGTGATTAAAATTGGTGGAGAATCAATGCCAAATTCAACTCCCGCTATGCCGGAAAATTATAACGAAGCTGGTGAAATTAGGGTAGATCTATCGGGTATTGATGTGCTGACATTTAAAGCTAAAATTGGAGGGGATTTCCCATTGGGTGATGAATCAGCACGAAGAAAAACGATGGCTGTTCGAAGTTATGGAAAAGATACTCGCTATCTATCAGTTCTTGAACCTTATGAAAAGGTGTCGTCAATTAAATCAGTAAGTGCAATAAATGCCAATGAGTTGGTCGTTGAGCTTACCGATGGTAGAATTCAAGAAATCACCATTTTTGATCTGGATAGTGAAACGAATGAAATAAGAGTATCGGTGAAGGAGCTTGTGAATGGAGTAGTTATTCGAGAAGAGCAAACAAAGTAA